One window of Saprospiraceae bacterium genomic DNA carries:
- the thrS gene encoding threonine--tRNA ligase produces MIQISFPDGRKQEYPVNTTALEIAKSISEGLARNVLAAKVNGVVVDADRPIDSNASLQLLTWSDKEGKSTFWHSSAHLMAEALETFFPGIKFGIGPPIEQGFYYDVDPGDQVISANDLLKIEQKIIELARQANPYKRESVSKEYALNYFKDKGDEYKLELINELQDGNITFYHQGNFTDLCKGPHIPNTGFVKAIKLTSIAGAYWRGDEKRKQLTRIYGISFPKAKELEDYLILLEEAKKRDHRKLGQELELFMFSEKVGAGLPIWLPKGTALRQRLEDFLKQEQIKRGYTPVITPHIGHKSLYQTSGHWEKYGQDSFQPIHTPREGEEFLLKPMNCPHHCEIYGHKPRSYRDLPLRIAEFGTVYRYEQSGELHGLTRVRSFTQDDAHIFCTPEQVKNEFLNVLDLTMLVIKKLGFDHFTAQISLRDPENKEKYIGSEENWVKAEQAIIDATKEVDLVTTTELGEAAFYGPKLDFMVKDALGRSWQLGTIQVDYNLPERFQLEYIGADNAKHRPVMIHRAPFGSMERFIGVLTEHCAGKFPLWLTPDQFAILPVSDKYLDYSNTLQLKLEAAGFRGFIDDRVESIGKKIRDTELKKVPYMLIIGEKEVDQQNVSIRRQGSGDQGASTLDEFIALLHSNL; encoded by the coding sequence ATGATCCAGATTAGCTTTCCGGACGGAAGAAAACAAGAATACCCTGTAAATACTACAGCTTTAGAAATTGCAAAGTCTATCAGTGAAGGCTTGGCTCGCAATGTTTTGGCAGCAAAAGTAAATGGTGTCGTTGTCGATGCAGATCGCCCCATTGATTCCAATGCATCCCTTCAATTATTAACCTGGTCTGATAAAGAAGGCAAATCCACCTTTTGGCATTCTTCGGCGCATCTGATGGCTGAAGCTTTGGAAACGTTTTTTCCCGGAATCAAATTTGGTATCGGTCCACCAATCGAACAAGGTTTTTATTATGATGTAGATCCTGGAGATCAGGTAATTTCTGCTAATGATCTTTTAAAAATCGAACAAAAAATTATCGAACTGGCTCGCCAGGCCAATCCCTATAAACGAGAATCGGTTTCTAAAGAATATGCACTCAACTATTTTAAAGATAAAGGAGATGAATATAAACTCGAATTAATTAACGAGTTGCAAGATGGAAACATCACATTTTATCATCAGGGCAATTTTACAGATCTCTGCAAAGGTCCTCACATTCCAAATACAGGATTTGTTAAAGCCATCAAATTGACAAGCATCGCAGGTGCTTATTGGAGAGGAGATGAAAAACGCAAACAACTTACACGCATTTATGGAATCAGTTTTCCAAAAGCTAAGGAACTGGAGGACTATTTGATTTTATTGGAAGAAGCCAAAAAGCGGGATCACAGAAAATTGGGACAGGAATTGGAGTTGTTTATGTTTTCTGAAAAAGTGGGAGCCGGTTTACCGATCTGGTTACCAAAAGGAACTGCCTTGCGTCAACGACTGGAAGATTTTTTAAAACAAGAACAAATTAAACGTGGATATACTCCGGTAATTACACCACATATCGGACATAAGTCATTATATCAAACCAGCGGCCATTGGGAAAAATACGGACAGGATTCATTTCAACCGATTCATACACCACGTGAAGGTGAAGAGTTTTTATTGAAACCTATGAACTGTCCGCATCACTGCGAAATTTATGGTCATAAACCCAGATCATACCGTGATTTGCCTTTGCGAATTGCAGAATTTGGAACAGTATATCGCTACGAACAAAGTGGAGAGCTGCATGGATTGACCCGAGTGCGTTCGTTTACTCAAGATGATGCACATATTTTTTGTACACCGGAACAAGTCAAAAATGAATTTTTAAATGTGTTGGACTTGACCATGTTGGTTATTAAAAAATTGGGATTCGATCATTTTACTGCTCAGATCTCCTTAAGAGATCCTGAAAATAAAGAAAAATATATTGGCTCAGAAGAAAACTGGGTTAAAGCCGAACAAGCAATTATCGATGCAACAAAAGAAGTGGATCTGGTAACGACCACCGAATTGGGTGAAGCTGCATTCTATGGACCTAAATTGGATTTTATGGTTAAAGATGCTTTGGGTCGTTCCTGGCAATTGGGTACCATTCAAGTAGATTACAATTTACCGGAACGCTTTCAACTTGAATACATTGGTGCAGACAATGCAAAACATCGTCCGGTAATGATTCATAGAGCCCCCTTTGGTTCGATGGAACGTTTTATAGGCGTACTCACCGAACATTGTGCAGGTAAATTTCCATTATGGTTGACTCCGGATCAATTTGCAATTTTACCAGTAAGCGATAAATATCTTGATTATTCCAATACGCTCCAATTAAAATTAGAAGCAGCTGGTTTCCGCGGATTTATTGATGATCGTGTGGAATCAATTGGCAAAAAAATTCGCGATACAGAATTAAAAAAGGTGCCTTACATGTTGATTATTGGAGAAAAAGAAGTGGATCAACAAAATGTATCTATACGTCGTCAAGGTTCAGGGGATCAGGGTGCAAGCACTTTGGACGAATTTATTGCCTTGCTACATTCCAATTTATAG
- a CDS encoding dodecin domain-containing protein: MAVLKVIEIMSSSKKSWEDATETGIAKASKTLKNIRSAWVQDQSVVVDKGKVKEYRVSLKLSFEVV; encoded by the coding sequence ATGGCTGTATTAAAAGTTATCGAAATCATGTCCTCTTCCAAAAAATCCTGGGAAGATGCTACCGAAACCGGAATCGCAAAAGCATCCAAAACACTTAAAAACATTCGCTCTGCCTGGGTACAGGACCAATCTGTAGTCGTCGATAAGGGGAAAGTTAAAGAATACCGCGTCAGCCTCAAGCTGAGCTTTGAGGTGGTTTAA
- a CDS encoding sigma-70 family RNA polymerase sigma factor, whose product MDSKRSFTERILPCKKYDSDDKLLTGLLHEETSAIQCLLLQVEKMVSRNLTKYGISLTQLQEILHDGILILIYKIKSEQFNSKLSSPKTYLFAICKNLCMNASRQKKHSSSMSLDELENTMIAEESNSILILEKVTLLKKMLNELGSPCKELIDLKYISELSDEEQIKNKLTKYSSLESLRVSEASA is encoded by the coding sequence ATGGATTCCAAAAGGAGTTTCACAGAACGAATCCTGCCTTGTAAAAAATATGATTCAGATGATAAACTACTGACAGGATTACTGCATGAAGAAACTTCGGCCATACAATGCTTGTTATTGCAAGTGGAGAAAATGGTTTCAAGAAATTTAACGAAATATGGAATTTCACTTACCCAGTTGCAGGAGATTCTGCATGATGGCATTTTAATTCTTATTTACAAAATAAAATCAGAGCAATTTAATTCCAAACTATCATCTCCAAAAACTTACCTGTTTGCGATATGTAAGAATCTTTGCATGAATGCATCCAGACAAAAAAAACATTCGAGTTCAATGAGTTTGGATGAACTTGAAAATACAATGATTGCAGAAGAATCGAATTCAATTCTAATTCTAGAAAAAGTAACGCTATTAAAAAAAATGTTGAATGAACTCGGCTCGCCCTGCAAAGAACTCATAGATCTTAAATATATTTCCGAACTTTCTGATGAAGAACAAATTAAAAATAAACTAACTAAATATTCCAGTTTGGAATCCTTGCGGGTTTCAGAAGCCAGTGCATGA
- a CDS encoding CHAT domain-containing protein: protein MIRLQIFVPSNYNVLLRIVFTFFLNFTIVTHSVKAQNQDSLQLEMQVDSLIKVSAKFTDQKEFNDAIDAIKIANQYLENRGDSSSSLFGKVCNSHGRIYFFKGNYPKAEELYLKSNAILKQVDNKNRLAYLTNIGCLGSLYLNTGKLEKAERYLLEADHLGKITIGEKHPDYALNLSNLGRVYRLMGQFEKAEYFMNEALILREKYIGKESRSYAFSLNSLAILYKDRGNYLKAEKLYLEAIRIREKVLGKAHGDYIASLTNLAILYKSLGNYEKSESLFLEALSNCTQNNEREFLEYANILSNLGVLKYRMQKFEQAESLLLRTINILQGKFESDHPTFVLCKANLANIYRATGDFLKAEVLLLEILSMIDQSKGKNNYHYANALHNLGILYDEKGDQNTALLKCKESLEIRVRIFGRDHPYCADSYEALADIYFHMGEFRKAEVFFDSLVNLNILLYKRSILHLSEYELSQYINTFKKFQNKLYSLAFYAANIDNHIAITCLENSLFYKNILLRSNALVKNRLNIDTANYEKLLLKKSLEYRLSLEYLKPLVSRDSIQFNDLMEQSIGLEKNLIGSIVSSELKFDRINFKDIQKNLKFNEVAIEFIHFNQVYGSRMDSILYAAILVKPGMLKPEIIFLFDQRQLEALLENKMKCSTKQFLNLLYSGVNSQAFSQCTFDTIPSLFELIWKPIMNELIGVSKIYLSKTGLLHQINLTAISDQNGVLLNSKFNIVELSSTHILMDHQTRRKDNQKALLVGGIYFERDTMGVQDQENITDNAVQNNSHVLNLKNPIDQLGFDSEFIDSMFRGGNWNYLHWTDKEINSIDEIVRKVKIIPILLRGKYATEEKFKEISQEYMSPRIIHLATHGFFFPDRTISAAGRMSHDSAASEGTVKAATPKSKLEFETNEPVFKISDHPMIRSGLLMAGSNYAWKTGKPIREGMEDGILTAYEISHMDLSNTELVVLSACETGLGDIQGNEGVYGLQRAFKIAGAKYLVMSLWQVPDRETKEFMVSFYKNWLGKKKSIPDAFRMTQKEMQERFISPYAWAGFVLVE from the coding sequence ATGATAAGATTGCAAATATTTGTTCCTTCTAATTACAATGTTTTGTTGCGAATAGTTTTTACTTTTTTTTTAAATTTTACTATCGTTACACATAGTGTAAAGGCTCAGAATCAAGATTCGTTGCAATTAGAGATGCAAGTTGATAGTTTGATAAAAGTTTCTGCAAAATTCACTGATCAAAAGGAATTTAATGATGCTATTGATGCGATTAAAATTGCTAATCAGTATCTTGAAAACCGGGGCGACTCTAGTTCATCTTTATTTGGTAAGGTTTGTAATTCTCATGGTAGGATTTATTTTTTTAAAGGAAATTATCCTAAGGCAGAAGAATTATATTTAAAATCAAATGCAATACTAAAACAAGTAGACAATAAAAACAGATTAGCATATTTAACAAATATTGGGTGCCTTGGATCTTTGTATTTGAACACAGGAAAACTTGAGAAAGCTGAACGGTATCTTTTGGAGGCTGATCATTTGGGAAAAATTACAATTGGGGAAAAACACCCTGACTATGCATTAAATTTAAGTAATTTAGGCAGAGTCTATAGATTGATGGGTCAATTTGAAAAAGCAGAATATTTTATGAATGAAGCTTTAATACTTCGTGAAAAATATATTGGAAAAGAAAGTCGAAGTTATGCTTTTTCCTTAAATAGTTTAGCGATTTTGTACAAAGATCGTGGTAATTATCTTAAAGCCGAGAAACTTTACCTGGAAGCAATAAGGATTCGTGAAAAAGTTTTGGGTAAAGCACATGGAGATTATATTGCTAGTTTAACCAATTTAGCAATATTATATAAGAGCTTGGGAAATTATGAAAAATCAGAGTCGCTTTTTCTCGAAGCATTGTCAAATTGTACCCAAAATAATGAAAGAGAATTCTTGGAATATGCTAATATTCTTAGCAACTTAGGAGTTCTAAAGTATCGAATGCAGAAATTTGAACAAGCTGAGTCTTTATTACTGAGAACGATAAACATTCTGCAAGGTAAATTTGAGAGCGATCATCCAACATTTGTTTTATGTAAAGCTAATTTAGCGAATATTTATAGAGCTACTGGTGATTTTTTGAAAGCCGAAGTTTTACTCTTGGAAATTTTGAGTATGATTGACCAATCCAAAGGTAAGAACAATTATCATTATGCCAACGCCTTGCATAATTTAGGAATTTTATATGATGAAAAGGGAGATCAAAACACAGCTTTGTTAAAATGTAAAGAGTCACTTGAAATCAGAGTTCGGATATTTGGAAGGGACCATCCTTATTGTGCTGATAGTTATGAAGCATTGGCGGATATCTATTTTCATATGGGGGAGTTCCGCAAAGCAGAAGTATTTTTTGACAGTCTGGTGAATTTAAACATATTACTATATAAACGATCTATATTGCATTTATCTGAATATGAATTAAGTCAATATATAAATACTTTCAAGAAGTTTCAAAATAAACTTTATTCTTTAGCATTTTATGCGGCTAACATAGATAATCATATCGCGATTACGTGTTTAGAGAATAGTTTGTTTTATAAAAACATATTATTAAGATCGAATGCTTTGGTTAAAAATAGATTGAATATTGATACTGCCAATTATGAGAAACTACTTTTGAAGAAATCGCTGGAATATCGCTTGTCGTTAGAATATTTAAAACCTCTAGTGAGTCGTGATAGTATTCAATTTAATGATTTAATGGAACAATCAATTGGACTGGAGAAGAATCTAATTGGGAGTATTGTAAGTAGCGAATTGAAATTTGATCGGATCAATTTTAAGGATATTCAGAAAAATTTAAAGTTTAATGAAGTCGCAATAGAATTCATTCATTTTAATCAAGTTTATGGAAGTAGAATGGATAGTATTTTATATGCAGCAATTTTAGTTAAACCTGGAATGCTGAAACCTGAGATCATTTTTCTTTTCGATCAAAGGCAGTTAGAAGCATTGCTGGAAAATAAAATGAAATGTTCAACTAAGCAGTTTCTGAATTTATTATATTCCGGAGTTAATAGTCAGGCATTTAGTCAATGTACATTTGATACTATTCCTTCATTATTCGAACTAATATGGAAGCCTATTATGAATGAGTTGATTGGAGTAAGTAAGATCTATTTATCCAAAACAGGATTATTACATCAAATAAATTTGACTGCAATTTCTGATCAGAATGGAGTATTGCTTAACAGCAAGTTTAATATTGTTGAATTAAGTAGTACACATATATTAATGGATCATCAAACAAGGAGAAAGGATAATCAAAAGGCTTTACTTGTTGGTGGAATATATTTTGAAAGGGATACCATGGGTGTGCAAGATCAAGAGAATATAACTGACAATGCGGTTCAAAACAATTCTCATGTATTGAATTTGAAGAATCCTATAGACCAACTTGGTTTTGATTCAGAATTTATAGACTCTATGTTTAGAGGAGGAAACTGGAATTATTTACATTGGACAGACAAGGAGATTAATTCCATTGATGAAATTGTTAGAAAAGTCAAGATTATTCCTATTCTACTAAGAGGAAAATATGCAACTGAAGAAAAATTTAAAGAGATTAGTCAAGAGTATATGTCTCCCAGAATTATTCATTTGGCAACTCACGGTTTTTTCTTTCCTGACCGAACGATTTCTGCCGCAGGCAGAATGTCGCACGACAGTGCGGCAAGTGAGGGAACTGTGAAAGCAGCCACACCAAAGTCAAAGCTGGAATTTGAAACAAATGAACCTGTATTCAAAATTTCAGACCATCCAATGATTCGTTCAGGTTTACTCATGGCTGGTTCTAACTATGCCTGGAAAACAGGAAAGCCAATTAGGGAAGGTATGGAAGACGGTATCCTTACCGCTTATGAAATTAGTCATATGGATTTATCAAACACAGAATTAGTAGTATTATCTGCCTGCGAAACAGGCCTTGGAGATATTCAAGGCAACGAAGGCGTTTATGGATTGCAACGTGCTTTCAAAATAGCTGGAGCAAAATACTTGGTGATGAGTTTATGGCAGGTACCCGACAGAGAAACCAAAGAATTTATGGTGAGCTTTTATAAAAACTGGTTAGGTAAAAAGAAAAGCATACCGGATGCATTCAGGATGACACAAAAAGAAATGCAAGAACGTTTTATAAGTCCCTATGCATGGGCGGGGTTTGTGTTGGTGGAGTGA
- a CDS encoding tetratricopeptide repeat protein, producing the protein MNRRIPLLLVCYVLFLFACIKTEQSKKVSSNSEHAELERLNQLISQHPDVDSFYFMRGLYNFNIEAYELAIEDFQMALKIDSTRQPIYYFYLSDAHLYNLQSWDASQVMDKAMSLFPNHAETILRSARLRLVLKQYIPAMTVLDKLFVRDPQNSKAYLLAGQIFYEMGDTGRAVNAYQKAVDFNPELREGWIRLGELLCELGTIKCIPYFDNAIRMDSLDPEVYHKKAFCYAQLGKQKEAIESYRSNIFRFPAYEPSFYNLGLLYLEMDSLDLALEHFMISVQITPAEASSYYQRGIVYQKMKKSQEAKNDFQKALQLDSSLIEARQALNLIK; encoded by the coding sequence TTGAATAGAAGAATACCGCTGCTATTAGTTTGCTATGTGTTGTTTTTATTTGCTTGTATTAAAACAGAGCAATCTAAAAAGGTCTCAAGCAATTCAGAACATGCTGAATTAGAACGCTTGAATCAATTAATCTCCCAGCATCCAGATGTGGACTCATTTTATTTTATGAGGGGACTTTATAATTTTAATATAGAAGCTTATGAATTGGCAATTGAAGATTTTCAGATGGCTTTAAAAATTGATTCAACCCGACAACCCATTTATTATTTTTATTTATCAGATGCGCATTTGTACAATTTACAATCCTGGGATGCTTCTCAAGTAATGGACAAAGCCATGAGTCTATTTCCAAATCATGCAGAAACTATTTTAAGAAGTGCCAGACTTAGATTGGTCCTTAAGCAATACATACCGGCAATGACGGTGTTAGACAAGTTATTTGTAAGAGACCCTCAGAATTCAAAGGCATATTTATTGGCGGGGCAGATTTTTTATGAGATGGGAGATACCGGAAGAGCAGTAAATGCCTATCAAAAAGCCGTAGATTTTAATCCGGAGTTGAGAGAAGGTTGGATTCGACTAGGCGAGTTGTTATGTGAATTGGGAACTATTAAATGCATACCCTATTTTGATAATGCAATTCGGATGGATAGTTTGGATCCGGAAGTATATCATAAAAAAGCGTTTTGTTATGCACAATTGGGTAAACAAAAGGAAGCCATTGAATCCTATAGATCCAACATCTTTCGATTTCCGGCATACGAACCCTCTTTTTATAATTTGGGATTGCTGTATCTGGAGATGGATTCATTGGATCTCGCACTGGAACATTTCATGATATCGGTTCAAATCACCCCAGCTGAAGCAAGCAGCTATTATCAGCGAGGAATTGTTTATCAAAAAATGAAGAAATCGCAAGAAGCAAAAAATGATTTTCAGAAAGCATTGCAATTGGATAGCAGTTTGATTGAAGCTAGACAAGCGTTGAATTTGATTAAATAG
- a CDS encoding Gfo/Idh/MocA family oxidoreductase, which translates to MSYSRRDVLKTLGIATGASAFHIPDLAKLLGEIPNPLHKTLDKPITAITLGAGSRGNVYGNYAISNPDQIDIVGVAEPIPLRNERYSKKHKIAAENRFVTWEHVFQKPKFADAIIITTPDHLHYGPCMKALALGYDVLLEKPMAQTEKECRDILALTKKTGAIVGLCHVLRYAPYFIKLKELIHNGSIGELISIQHFEPIQHIHMAHSFVRGNWHNSKESTPIILAKSCHDLDIMRWLVGKPSVRVAAFGNLKWFNKQNAPAGSTARCHDGCAIESTCPYSAVKIYLRERSYTYVFDLPEQKELIPDAIMNYLKTTNYGRCVYRMDNDQCDHYVMSLLFEGGITASFNMEAFTGYHGRRTRVMGSMGDLTGDMEQFTHTDFRTGKTTNWDSKSLDEGAYKNHGHGGGDYRLMQDWVQAVAQKNPSLLTSTIEASIESHLMGFAAEKSRKNKKIVDIRL; encoded by the coding sequence ATGTCTTACTCTCGTCGTGACGTTCTAAAAACCTTGGGAATTGCAACAGGAGCTTCTGCATTTCATATCCCGGATTTAGCGAAATTGTTAGGAGAGATTCCCAATCCGCTGCATAAAACCCTAGACAAACCAATTACTGCAATAACTTTAGGTGCGGGGTCTAGAGGCAATGTATATGGAAATTATGCAATTTCAAATCCGGATCAAATAGATATTGTTGGAGTAGCAGAACCCATCCCTTTACGAAACGAACGGTATAGTAAGAAGCATAAAATCGCAGCAGAAAATCGTTTTGTTACCTGGGAACATGTTTTTCAAAAGCCAAAGTTTGCTGATGCAATTATCATTACTACACCTGATCATTTACATTACGGTCCGTGTATGAAAGCACTCGCTTTAGGTTATGATGTACTTTTAGAAAAGCCAATGGCTCAGACCGAAAAAGAATGTCGGGATATTTTAGCCCTTACAAAAAAAACAGGAGCCATTGTAGGATTATGCCACGTTTTGAGATATGCACCTTACTTTATTAAATTGAAGGAGCTTATTCATAATGGTTCTATCGGTGAACTTATAAGCATTCAACATTTTGAGCCAATTCAACACATCCACATGGCCCATTCGTTTGTAAGAGGAAATTGGCATAATTCTAAAGAAAGTACACCAATCATATTAGCAAAATCCTGTCATGATTTAGATATCATGCGTTGGTTGGTTGGGAAACCCTCTGTTCGTGTAGCTGCATTTGGAAATTTAAAATGGTTTAATAAACAAAACGCACCGGCGGGGAGTACCGCACGATGTCATGACGGTTGTGCAATTGAATCAACCTGTCCATATTCTGCAGTGAAAATATATTTACGGGAACGAAGCTATACCTATGTGTTTGATTTGCCAGAACAAAAAGAATTGATTCCGGATGCGATTATGAATTATCTAAAAACAACTAACTATGGAAGATGCGTGTATCGTATGGACAACGATCAATGTGATCATTACGTTATGAGTTTATTGTTTGAAGGTGGAATCACTGCCAGTTTTAATATGGAAGCATTCACAGGATACCATGGACGACGAACGCGAGTCATGGGAAGCATGGGCGATTTGACTGGGGATATGGAACAATTTACACACACTGATTTTCGAACCGGGAAAACTACCAATTGGGATAGCAAATCCTTGGACGAAGGCGCCTATAAAAATCATGGACACGGAGGTGGTGATTACAGGCTAATGCAAGATTGGGTTCAGGCAGTTGCACAAAAAAATCCCAGTTTGCTGACTTCTACAATCGAAGCATCCATTGAAAGTCACCTGATGGGATTTGCAGCTGAGAAAAGTCGCAAGAATAAAAAAATTGTTGATATTAGATTGTAG